One window from the genome of Bdellovibrio sp. NC01 encodes:
- a CDS encoding coenzyme F420-0:L-glutamate ligase, producing MSKQQQHRTISATPIKTSIFHSGESLLDFLVQSLHGVDLEGQVLAITSKIVSLAENRTVAKCTISKKDLIKKEADIYLTPGQYDIELTITKGLLIPSAGIDESNSANQCYILYPEDPFASAHLIWQGLRRAFGLKNFGVILTDSHSMPLRRGVTGIALAYWGFNGVESLVDTPDLFGTKLKFTHLDVVDSLAAMAVLVMGEANESCPLAVVQGAKVTFSEVTDANELILSPQKDLYYPLLQKFIEPTKE from the coding sequence ATGAGCAAGCAACAGCAACACCGCACGATCTCGGCGACACCTATTAAAACTTCTATCTTTCACTCTGGTGAAAGCCTTTTAGACTTCTTGGTCCAGTCTCTTCATGGCGTTGATCTTGAAGGCCAGGTCCTTGCGATCACTTCGAAGATAGTTTCGCTTGCAGAAAACAGAACGGTCGCGAAATGTACGATCAGCAAAAAAGATCTTATTAAAAAAGAAGCGGATATTTATCTGACCCCTGGACAGTACGATATTGAACTGACGATCACGAAAGGTTTGTTGATTCCGTCGGCCGGGATTGATGAATCGAACTCGGCCAATCAGTGTTATATTTTGTATCCAGAAGATCCGTTCGCTAGTGCGCATTTGATATGGCAAGGTTTGCGTCGCGCGTTTGGTTTGAAAAACTTCGGCGTGATTCTAACGGATTCGCACTCGATGCCTTTGCGTCGTGGAGTTACCGGAATTGCTTTAGCTTATTGGGGTTTCAACGGTGTTGAATCGTTAGTGGATACGCCTGATCTTTTCGGAACGAAGTTAAAGTTCACTCACCTTGATGTCGTGGATTCTTTGGCGGCCATGGCAGTTCTGGTGATGGGTGAAGCCAACGAATCTTGCCCGCTTGCTGTTGTTCAAGGTGCGAAGGTTACATTTAGTGAAGTGACTGATGCGAATGAATTGATTTTGTCGCCGCAGAAGGATCTGTATTATCCTTTGCTGCAAAAATTTATCGAGCCGACTAAAGAATAA
- a CDS encoding GNAT family N-acetyltransferase, which produces MVQRLTQNIQSFYQLRSNNIHKFRPKIEIESDVGPFTLKTATSLEELKEAFALRFEVFHKEMIGKKNVWGLDVDEFDFDCDHLIIKEKRSGKIVGTYRVRCSEFTNKFYSANEFMMNSILQQPGVKLELGRACIHKDYRRGIVISLLWRGIADYMVATDSKFLFGCATVKTDDPREAALLTQYFEEEGRINPGFRARPTLAYTMPLFSLFKDELRNPLTETQRAEAEALLPPLCRAYLKIGSYIGGEPAWDKEFQCIDFLTILHREDLNRTLWKRFKLDSVES; this is translated from the coding sequence ATGGTGCAAAGACTGACTCAGAATATTCAATCGTTCTATCAGTTGCGTTCGAATAACATCCATAAGTTCAGACCGAAGATCGAAATCGAATCCGACGTGGGTCCTTTCACACTAAAAACGGCGACCAGTCTTGAAGAGTTGAAAGAAGCCTTTGCTTTGCGCTTCGAAGTTTTTCACAAAGAAATGATCGGCAAAAAAAATGTCTGGGGTCTTGATGTCGATGAATTTGATTTCGACTGCGACCACTTGATTATCAAAGAAAAACGCTCGGGCAAAATCGTCGGTACTTACCGAGTGCGCTGTTCTGAATTCACAAATAAATTTTATTCTGCGAACGAGTTCATGATGAACTCCATCCTTCAACAACCTGGAGTGAAGCTTGAACTCGGACGCGCTTGTATTCATAAAGACTATCGCCGCGGCATCGTGATCTCGCTTTTATGGAGAGGTATCGCAGACTATATGGTTGCGACTGATTCGAAATTTTTGTTTGGTTGTGCGACAGTGAAAACCGACGATCCCCGCGAGGCTGCGCTCTTAACGCAGTACTTTGAAGAAGAGGGACGAATCAATCCCGGCTTCAGAGCACGCCCGACCTTGGCATATACAATGCCACTGTTTAGTTTGTTCAAAGATGAACTTCGCAACCCTCTCACGGAGACTCAGAGAGCGGAAGCGGAGGCACTGTTACCGCCGTTATGTCGAGCTTATCTCAAAATTGGCTCTTACATAGGTGGGGAACCAGCATGGGACAAGGAGTTCCAATGCATTGATTTCTTGACGATTCTGCATAGAGAAGACTTAAATAGAACTCTGTGGAAGAGATTCAAGCTGGACTCCGTGGAGTCCTAA
- a CDS encoding 1-acyl-sn-glycerol-3-phosphate acyltransferase, giving the protein MIILTFLAWSFLCHLVIRDQDKRRARFSKNASLFCGFIIRSFNIRLTVKNKPKDGDKFLLVSNHMGFIDILLMCSIFPMLFITSNEMRETPFLGLLTEMGGCMYVERRSRTRIIEEMKSMTDALQKGFRIVLYPEATSHNGECVLPFKRTLMMAASHAGVPIQPAVVNFRKVNGEEWTMKYRDSLCWYGDIPFATSLWKSLTLRSVDAEIEFLEQIHTSPEDDRGLVADKAHKMISEKFVPVKGAPVPEPAPAEMETT; this is encoded by the coding sequence TTGATTATTCTGACTTTCTTGGCTTGGTCATTCCTATGCCATCTTGTGATTCGCGATCAAGATAAACGCCGCGCAAGATTTTCTAAGAACGCCAGCCTTTTTTGCGGTTTCATCATCAGATCTTTCAATATTCGTCTGACGGTTAAAAATAAACCCAAAGACGGCGACAAGTTTCTTTTGGTCAGCAATCACATGGGATTCATCGACATTCTTTTGATGTGCTCGATCTTCCCGATGTTGTTCATCACTTCAAACGAGATGCGCGAAACTCCGTTCTTGGGTTTGCTGACTGAAATGGGTGGTTGCATGTACGTTGAACGTCGCAGCCGCACACGCATCATCGAAGAAATGAAATCAATGACGGACGCTTTACAAAAAGGTTTCCGTATCGTGCTTTATCCTGAAGCGACTTCGCACAACGGTGAATGCGTGCTTCCGTTTAAGCGCACGTTGATGATGGCCGCTTCACATGCGGGTGTGCCGATTCAGCCAGCGGTTGTGAACTTCCGCAAAGTAAATGGCGAAGAGTGGACGATGAAGTATCGCGACTCTTTGTGCTGGTATGGTGATATTCCTTTTGCGACATCCCTGTGGAAATCTCTGACACTTAGATCTGTGGATGCTGAAATTGAATTCCTTGAGCAAATCCACACGTCACCTGAAGATGATCGTGGCTTGGTTGCTGACAAAGCTCACAAAATGATCTCGGAAAAATTCGTCCCAGTTAAAGGCGCACCAGTCCCAGAACCCGCGCCAGCAGAGATGGAAACGACATAA